A stretch of the Amycolatopsis sp. BJA-103 genome encodes the following:
- a CDS encoding MFS transporter, giving the protein MSSNTEETGIRKAGTREWLGLAALALPTLLIALDQSVLYLALPHLAEGLRPTGTQTLWIMDIYGFMIAGFLITMGRLGDRVGRRKLLMIGAAAVGVTSVLAAFSGSAEQLIVTRALLGIAAATLMPSTLALIGTLFHDPAQRGRAIAVWAGCFMGGTALGPVIGGALLEFFWWGSVFLIGVPVMVILLIVAPLVLPEYKDPDAERLDLVSVVLSLASILLTIYGLKELARHGLATTPVAALVAGIVLGAVFVRRQRKLADPLLDLGLFKISAFAAALVILVVTMIGTGGAYLFVTGFLQMVEGLSPLDAGLWLVPAALASILAAQLAPIVAKRYPLGTVLGAGLLVGVVGYLLLAFVEPGGMPLLVTGFVIVFVGVGTLGALGTDLVVGSAPPERGGSAAALSSIGGDLGTALGIALFGSLGNAVYRGVVEIPGGGPAVESMENAVTTAQSLPGDAAAGLLTAAGEAYTSGLNAIALACAVVSAISAAIALTVLRKKAAA; this is encoded by the coding sequence ATGTCATCGAACACCGAGGAAACCGGCATCCGGAAAGCCGGGACCCGGGAATGGCTGGGGCTCGCCGCGCTGGCCCTGCCCACCCTGCTGATCGCCCTCGACCAGAGCGTCCTGTACCTGGCGTTGCCGCATCTCGCCGAGGGATTGCGTCCCACCGGCACCCAGACGCTGTGGATCATGGACATCTACGGCTTCATGATCGCCGGCTTCCTCATCACCATGGGCAGGCTCGGGGACCGGGTCGGCCGCCGCAAGCTGCTGATGATCGGCGCCGCGGCCGTCGGCGTCACCTCGGTGCTGGCCGCCTTCTCCGGCAGTGCCGAGCAGCTCATCGTCACCCGCGCGCTGCTCGGTATCGCCGCCGCGACGCTGATGCCCTCCACTCTCGCGCTGATCGGCACCCTGTTCCACGACCCGGCCCAGCGCGGCCGCGCCATCGCGGTCTGGGCCGGATGCTTCATGGGAGGCACCGCGCTCGGACCGGTGATCGGCGGCGCGCTGCTCGAGTTCTTCTGGTGGGGCTCGGTGTTCCTGATCGGCGTGCCGGTCATGGTGATCCTGCTGATCGTCGCCCCGCTCGTGCTGCCGGAGTACAAGGACCCCGACGCCGAACGACTCGATCTGGTCAGCGTCGTGTTGTCGCTGGCGTCGATCCTGCTGACCATCTACGGGCTGAAGGAGCTGGCACGCCACGGCCTGGCGACCACACCGGTCGCCGCGCTCGTCGCAGGCATCGTCCTCGGCGCGGTGTTCGTGAGGCGGCAACGCAAACTGGCGGACCCGCTGCTGGACCTGGGCCTGTTCAAGATCAGCGCGTTCGCCGCGGCACTGGTGATCCTGGTCGTCACGATGATCGGCACCGGCGGGGCGTACCTCTTCGTCACCGGGTTCCTCCAGATGGTCGAAGGGCTCTCGCCGCTGGACGCGGGCCTGTGGCTGGTGCCCGCGGCCCTCGCGTCGATCCTCGCCGCGCAACTGGCCCCGATCGTCGCCAAGCGGTATCCACTCGGGACCGTCCTCGGGGCGGGCCTGCTCGTCGGCGTAGTCGGCTACCTGCTGCTCGCCTTCGTCGAACCGGGCGGGATGCCGCTGCTGGTGACCGGTTTCGTGATCGTCTTCGTCGGCGTCGGCACCCTCGGCGCGCTCGGCACCGACCTGGTCGTCGGATCCGCCCCACCGGAGCGGGGCGGATCCGCCGCGGCCCTCTCGTCCATCGGCGGTGACCTGGGCACCGCGCTCGGCATCGCCTTGTTCGGCAGCCTCGGTAACGCCGTCTACCGCGGTGTCGTCGAGATACCCGGCGGCGGGCCCGCCGTGGAAAGCATGGAGAACGCCGTCACGACCGCCCAGTCCCTGCCCGGCGATGCCGCCGCCGGGCTGCTGACCGCCGCCGGGGAGGCCTACACCAGCGGACTCAACGCGATCGCCCTCGCCTGCGCCGTCGTCTCCGCGATCAGCGCGGCCATCGCACTGACCGTGCTGCGCAAGAAGGCCGCGGCATGA
- a CDS encoding nucleotidyltransferase domain-containing protein: protein MAAAKAEPRVTAAGFAGSSAHGKEDRWSDIDLALRLAPDVDYDEFVALWTESLYRKHNAITHLDVRAGNTLFRVFLLPGTLQVDIAFWHDEDFGATGPRFEVLFGEANDVEKTKSPMARDLIDWAWLYALHARSSIARRRVRQAEYMISGMRDGIFTLACLRHDVPATQGRGIDDLPAETADPIMDALVRSVDPAELSRAFTAACEALLTEAEQVDPDYAERLAPSLRELAAGANP, encoded by the coding sequence GTGGCGGCGGCAAAGGCCGAACCGAGGGTCACGGCGGCGGGATTCGCCGGATCAAGTGCACACGGCAAAGAAGACCGCTGGTCGGACATCGACCTGGCGCTGCGCTTGGCTCCCGACGTCGACTACGACGAATTCGTCGCACTATGGACCGAATCGCTCTATCGCAAGCACAATGCGATCACCCATCTGGATGTGCGGGCGGGAAACACGTTGTTCAGGGTGTTCTTGCTGCCCGGCACTCTCCAGGTCGATATCGCGTTCTGGCACGACGAAGACTTCGGCGCGACCGGTCCGCGTTTCGAAGTGCTTTTCGGTGAAGCGAACGATGTCGAGAAGACAAAGTCACCGATGGCGCGGGACCTCATCGACTGGGCTTGGCTCTACGCGCTGCATGCCAGGTCGAGCATCGCCAGGCGTCGAGTCCGGCAGGCGGAATACATGATCAGCGGAATGCGCGACGGGATCTTCACTCTCGCTTGCCTGCGCCACGATGTGCCCGCCACTCAAGGCCGGGGCATCGACGATCTCCCCGCCGAGACGGCCGACCCGATCATGGACGCGCTGGTGCGCTCGGTGGACCCCGCCGAGCTGAGCCGGGCGTTCACTGCCGCGTGCGAGGCTTTGCTGACCGAGGCCGAGCAGGTCGATCCGGACTACGCCGAGCGGCTCGCACCCTCACTCCGCGAGTTGGCCGCCGGCGCAAACCCGTGA
- a CDS encoding alpha/beta fold hydrolase: MAAGPRHGRKVLLLQGFPEFGIEWEHQLSALAAAGYRAVAPDQRGYSPGVRPLGIENYHLDHAVRDVRAMADSLGWHRFDLVGHDWGAAVAWVAAAKYARRVRSLTAVSVPHLGAFAEALRTDPVQQEASKYMDDFRAPTPIPENWILSGGPPKIPGASPEKCAEYFRRLSEPGALTAALNWYRANDFTGYEQRVTVPTLFIASTKDRMVAPSGVAATKNWVTGPYRLENLEGIGHNIPEEAAETTTALLLAHLASVCS; this comes from the coding sequence GTGGCCGCCGGTCCGCGGCACGGCCGGAAAGTACTGTTGTTGCAAGGATTCCCGGAGTTCGGCATCGAGTGGGAGCATCAGTTGAGCGCACTCGCCGCCGCCGGTTACCGGGCGGTGGCTCCCGACCAACGGGGCTACTCACCGGGCGTACGCCCTCTCGGGATCGAGAACTACCACCTGGATCACGCCGTCCGGGACGTCCGGGCGATGGCCGATTCCCTCGGCTGGCACCGGTTCGACCTGGTCGGACACGACTGGGGCGCCGCGGTCGCCTGGGTCGCCGCGGCGAAGTACGCACGCCGGGTGCGGTCGCTGACCGCTGTTTCCGTGCCGCATCTCGGCGCCTTCGCCGAGGCGCTGCGGACCGATCCCGTGCAGCAGGAGGCGTCCAAGTACATGGACGACTTCCGGGCGCCGACCCCGATCCCGGAGAACTGGATTCTCTCGGGCGGGCCGCCCAAGATTCCGGGTGCCTCGCCGGAGAAGTGCGCGGAGTACTTCCGGCGGCTTTCCGAACCGGGCGCCCTGACCGCCGCGTTGAACTGGTACCGGGCCAACGATTTCACGGGTTACGAGCAGCGGGTTACAGTGCCGACGCTCTTCATCGCGAGTACGAAGGATCGCATGGTCGCCCCCTCGGGTGTGGCGGCGACCAAGAACTGGGTCACCGGACCGTACCGGCTGGAGAATCTCGAAGGGATCGGGCACAACATCCCCGAAGAGGCCGCCGAGACCACGACGGCGTTGCTCCTCGCACATCTCGCTTCGGTGTGTTCCTAG
- a CDS encoding ATP-binding protein, with amino-acid sequence MRFGVLGPLVVWAAGGATVAVPGRKVRALLACLLAHAGHPVSADRLVEFLWGAKRPGDPLAVLQTKVWQLRRALEDAEPGARSLVVSGPLGYELRGGTDADHFQELLTRARKAVEPHVRAVLLSDALTVWRGPAFAGFADEEFARAVAARWEEQRLTAIEEAAETRVELGEHALVADELGDLVALHPLRERLRAVHVRALYLAGRQSAALGSYTDLRTRLVEELGVDPGAELTALYQAILTQDPALAAPPVPATTVARPPATLPAPLTGLVGRDEAIEELRSLLSAHRLVTLTGPGGVGKTRLALAVAARLGSAFPGGVHLAEFSALDPSPGRTEVTSVVDAALGVRDDSGKPLPRAERVARAVGDRPTLLILDNCEHVATPVAELAEQLLKVAPALHFLATSQLPLGVAGERLSEVPPLVRPAAEAGLSLEEICGFSAVELFVARAAASAPRFVLDETTVDAVVSLCRRLDGLPLALEMAATRVRTLGVHELAARLDDRFRLLVSTRGAPARQRTLRAVIDWTWDLLGEPERVVLRRLAVHADGCTLAAAEEVCAGDGVDRAEVLDLLARLVDCSLVVLIDTHDGARYRMLESVTAYCLERLTEAGEFDALQLRHRAYYTELAERAEPRLREHGQRRWLRLLDAEAANLRTALEGAVRAEDGGHALRLVNAMAWYWYLRGRNGEAERSLALALSVGADAPPALVAGATGRLGGVRLLLGGSADPVAKCREALRPYEEIDDPLGKARAEWFLGLNLFAISDVSPSRKLAESALATFRSLDDRWGTAAALSSLAFYAMLVGDFDALRRHGEQSLELFRELGDQWGQVKAMEPLQALAESTGDYERAARLCREGLRMAEELGLWTEVSFRLSGLGRIALLTRDYPRAREFHERGRLLAVELSNVVAELFAEIGLGMGARREGDLDAAETHLRNVLDLHRKMAHETGLPALILAELGFVAELRGEAASALKLQQEGLSVARGTGDPRTIALALEGLAGAQGLAGHAGQAARLLGQAEAARRSVGMPLPAGEQDDVDRIAARARDALGEAAYAAEFARGADGHSSWSSV; translated from the coding sequence ATGCGTTTCGGAGTGCTCGGGCCACTCGTGGTGTGGGCGGCCGGCGGGGCGACGGTGGCGGTCCCCGGACGGAAGGTCCGTGCGCTGCTGGCCTGTCTCCTGGCGCACGCCGGACACCCGGTCTCCGCCGACCGGCTCGTCGAGTTCCTGTGGGGCGCCAAGCGGCCGGGTGATCCGCTCGCCGTGCTGCAGACCAAGGTGTGGCAGCTGCGGCGAGCGCTGGAGGACGCCGAGCCGGGCGCGCGCTCCCTGGTGGTGTCGGGGCCGCTCGGCTACGAACTGCGAGGTGGCACGGACGCGGACCACTTCCAGGAACTGCTGACCCGGGCCCGCAAGGCCGTCGAACCACACGTACGGGCCGTTCTGCTCTCGGACGCGCTGACCGTCTGGCGCGGGCCCGCGTTCGCCGGCTTCGCCGACGAGGAGTTCGCGCGTGCCGTGGCCGCCCGGTGGGAGGAGCAGCGGCTGACCGCGATCGAGGAAGCCGCCGAGACTCGGGTCGAGCTGGGCGAACACGCGCTGGTGGCCGACGAGCTGGGAGACCTCGTCGCCCTGCATCCGCTACGGGAGCGGTTGCGCGCGGTCCACGTCCGGGCGCTGTACCTGGCCGGACGGCAGAGCGCCGCGCTCGGCAGCTACACCGATCTGCGCACCCGGCTGGTCGAGGAACTGGGGGTCGATCCCGGCGCCGAACTCACCGCGCTGTACCAGGCGATCCTCACCCAGGATCCGGCGCTGGCCGCCCCGCCCGTCCCCGCGACCACCGTGGCCCGCCCGCCGGCCACCCTGCCGGCCCCACTGACCGGCCTCGTCGGCCGCGACGAGGCGATCGAGGAGCTGCGTTCGCTGCTGAGCGCGCATCGGCTGGTGACGCTGACCGGGCCCGGCGGCGTCGGCAAGACGCGGCTGGCGCTGGCTGTCGCCGCTCGGCTCGGCTCGGCGTTTCCCGGCGGCGTCCACCTGGCAGAGTTCTCCGCGCTCGATCCGTCACCGGGGCGGACCGAGGTGACCTCGGTGGTCGACGCGGCACTCGGGGTCCGCGACGATTCCGGGAAGCCGCTGCCGCGGGCCGAACGCGTCGCACGCGCCGTGGGTGACCGGCCCACCCTGCTGATCTTGGACAACTGCGAGCACGTCGCCACGCCCGTCGCGGAACTCGCCGAGCAGTTGCTGAAGGTGGCGCCTGCCCTGCATTTCCTGGCCACCAGCCAGCTCCCGCTCGGTGTCGCCGGTGAACGGCTCAGTGAAGTGCCTCCGCTGGTACGCCCGGCGGCCGAGGCGGGCCTGAGCCTTGAGGAGATATGCGGGTTCAGCGCCGTGGAGCTGTTCGTGGCGCGAGCGGCGGCGTCCGCGCCACGGTTCGTCCTCGACGAGACCACCGTCGACGCCGTCGTCTCCCTCTGCCGCCGCCTCGACGGGCTTCCCCTGGCGTTGGAGATGGCCGCGACCCGGGTCCGGACCCTGGGCGTGCACGAACTGGCCGCCCGGCTGGACGACCGTTTCCGCCTGCTGGTGAGCACGCGAGGCGCCCCGGCACGCCAGCGGACGCTGCGGGCGGTCATCGACTGGACCTGGGACCTGCTGGGCGAGCCGGAGCGGGTGGTGCTGCGGCGCCTGGCCGTGCACGCCGACGGCTGCACGCTCGCCGCGGCCGAGGAGGTCTGTGCGGGGGACGGGGTGGACCGGGCGGAGGTCCTCGACCTCCTCGCCCGGCTGGTGGACTGTTCGCTGGTCGTCCTGATCGACACGCACGACGGCGCCCGGTACCGGATGCTGGAGTCGGTCACCGCCTACTGCCTCGAACGGCTGACCGAAGCCGGTGAGTTCGACGCGCTCCAGCTCCGGCATCGCGCGTACTACACGGAACTGGCCGAGCGGGCCGAGCCGCGGCTGCGGGAGCACGGGCAGCGCCGGTGGCTTCGCCTGCTGGACGCCGAGGCCGCGAATCTGCGGACCGCATTGGAAGGCGCCGTACGGGCCGAAGACGGCGGACACGCCCTGCGCCTGGTCAACGCGATGGCCTGGTACTGGTACCTGCGCGGGCGGAACGGCGAGGCCGAGCGGTCGCTGGCGCTGGCGCTGTCGGTCGGCGCCGACGCGCCGCCCGCACTGGTGGCCGGTGCCACGGGCCGGCTGGGCGGCGTCCGGCTGCTGCTCGGCGGAAGCGCCGACCCGGTCGCGAAATGCCGCGAAGCGCTGCGACCGTACGAGGAGATCGACGATCCGCTCGGCAAGGCTCGCGCCGAATGGTTCCTGGGGTTGAACCTGTTCGCCATCAGCGATGTGTCGCCGAGCCGGAAGCTGGCCGAATCGGCGCTGGCGACATTCCGGTCGCTCGACGACCGATGGGGCACAGCCGCCGCGCTGAGCAGCCTTGCGTTCTACGCCATGCTGGTGGGGGACTTCGACGCGCTGCGGCGCCACGGTGAGCAGAGCCTGGAGCTCTTTCGTGAGCTGGGTGATCAGTGGGGGCAAGTGAAGGCCATGGAGCCGCTCCAGGCACTGGCCGAGTCGACTGGCGACTACGAACGCGCCGCACGGCTGTGCCGTGAGGGCCTGCGCATGGCCGAGGAGCTCGGGCTGTGGACGGAGGTGTCCTTCCGGCTTTCGGGGCTGGGCCGGATCGCTTTGCTCACCAGGGACTATCCGCGAGCCCGGGAGTTCCACGAGCGCGGGAGGCTGCTCGCGGTCGAGCTGTCGAACGTGGTCGCCGAGTTGTTCGCCGAGATCGGGCTCGGAATGGGAGCGCGCCGGGAAGGCGACCTCGATGCCGCGGAGACACACCTGCGGAACGTGCTCGACCTGCACCGGAAGATGGCGCACGAAACCGGTCTGCCCGCGTTGATCCTCGCCGAACTGGGATTCGTCGCCGAGCTGAGGGGCGAGGCGGCTTCCGCGCTGAAGCTCCAGCAGGAAGGCCTGTCCGTCGCCCGCGGCACCGGGGATCCCCGCACGATCGCCCTGGCACTGGAGGGCCTGGCCGGTGCACAGGGACTGGCGGGTCACGCCGGGCAGGCGGCGAGGCTGCTCGGACAGGCCGAGGCGGCCCGGCGTTCGGTCGGGATGCCCCTGCCCGCCGGTGAACAGGACGACGTCGACCGCATCGCGGCGCGAGCGCGCGATGCCTTGGGCGAAGCCGCGTACGCCGCCGAATTCGCCCGGGGCGCCGACGGTCATTCCTCGTGGTCGAGCGTGTGA
- a CDS encoding LLM class flavin-dependent oxidoreductase — MAEVRVGVVFRPQLPPEELRKTVVAADEAGIDELWLWEDCFLEGGPTSAAAALAWSERLTVGIGLMPVPLRNPAVAAMEIATLARLFPGRFVPAVGHGVLDWMAQVGARAASPMTLLREHADAVRRLLHGETVSVTGRYVTLDAVALDWPPVQVPPLIIGARGPKTVALAGEVGDGVLLDSPLATPEYVASEKARATEAARAAGRPAPQVVTFAEIEQDAPALGDRARALIAELGAAGATSVILQGTSEHPDPGPLIAALSR; from the coding sequence ATGGCCGAGGTTCGTGTTGGTGTGGTGTTCCGTCCGCAGTTGCCGCCGGAGGAGCTGCGAAAGACCGTCGTCGCGGCTGACGAGGCCGGTATCGACGAGTTGTGGCTGTGGGAAGACTGCTTTCTCGAAGGTGGTCCCACCAGTGCCGCGGCCGCGCTGGCGTGGAGCGAGCGGCTCACCGTCGGGATCGGGCTGATGCCGGTGCCGCTGCGCAACCCGGCCGTCGCCGCCATGGAGATCGCGACGCTGGCGCGGCTGTTCCCCGGCCGGTTCGTCCCGGCCGTCGGGCACGGGGTGCTCGACTGGATGGCGCAGGTCGGCGCCCGGGCCGCGTCGCCGATGACGTTGCTGCGCGAGCACGCCGACGCCGTCCGGCGGCTGCTGCACGGCGAGACCGTCAGCGTGACCGGACGTTATGTGACCCTCGACGCGGTGGCACTGGACTGGCCGCCGGTGCAGGTCCCGCCCCTGATCATCGGCGCGCGGGGGCCGAAGACCGTCGCGCTGGCCGGAGAGGTGGGCGACGGCGTGCTCCTCGACTCCCCGCTCGCCACCCCCGAGTACGTCGCGTCGGAGAAAGCCCGTGCCACGGAGGCCGCACGGGCCGCGGGACGGCCGGCGCCGCAGGTAGTCACCTTCGCGGAGATCGAGCAGGACGCACCCGCCCTCGGCGACCGGGCCCGCGCCCTGATCGCCGAACTGGGCGCGGCCGGCGCCACCTCCGTCATCCTGCAAGGCACGTCGGAGCACCCCGACCCTGGCCCGCTCATCGCCGCGCTGTCCCGCTGA
- a CDS encoding dihydrofolate reductase family protein yields MRKLTFGMNVTLDGYIAAPGDDLGWSGGEGPDSSPSDELFQWWSDRVAATGLALYGRKLWEAMSSPWPTADRRPGATPAVIEYARRWRDMPKVVFSSTTGTVDGNTRLVTGDAVTEITRLKAEDAGPMDIGGATLAGAAMRAGLIDEYVLVTVPVLVGGGTPFFTALDSWVNLNLVETRTFPGGVMLTRYETRH; encoded by the coding sequence ATGCGGAAACTGACCTTTGGCATGAACGTGACCCTGGACGGCTACATCGCCGCGCCCGGCGACGACCTCGGGTGGAGCGGGGGCGAGGGCCCGGACTCGTCACCGAGCGACGAGCTGTTCCAGTGGTGGTCCGACCGGGTGGCGGCGACGGGCCTGGCGCTGTACGGGCGCAAGCTGTGGGAGGCGATGAGTTCCCCCTGGCCGACCGCCGACCGGCGGCCCGGCGCCACACCGGCGGTGATCGAGTACGCCCGTCGCTGGCGGGACATGCCGAAGGTGGTGTTCTCCTCGACGACCGGCACGGTCGACGGGAACACCCGCCTGGTCACCGGCGACGCGGTCACCGAGATCACCCGGCTCAAGGCCGAGGACGCCGGCCCGATGGACATCGGCGGCGCGACGCTCGCCGGGGCGGCCATGCGGGCCGGGCTGATCGACGAGTACGTGCTGGTCACCGTGCCGGTCTTGGTGGGCGGCGGCACGCCGTTCTTCACGGCGCTGGACAGCTGGGTGAACCTGAACCTGGTGGAGACCCGGACGTTTCCCGGTGGCGTGATGTTGACCCGATACGAGACGCGGCACTGA
- a CDS encoding HPF/RaiA family ribosome-associated protein gives MLVQIQVNTDHNVHGGERLATYVKTDLESSLSRFVGWLTRVEVHLSDNGGAKAEDKKCVIEARPGGKQPVVVTHHAATVDDAYAGAAHKLRSLLDSRHSRAHDHKGSESIRHMAAPEDPEQVGVIESETQATTTN, from the coding sequence GTGCTCGTGCAGATCCAAGTCAACACCGACCACAACGTCCACGGCGGCGAACGCCTGGCCACCTACGTGAAGACGGATCTGGAGAGCAGCCTGTCCAGGTTCGTAGGGTGGTTGACCCGGGTGGAGGTGCACCTCAGCGACAACGGAGGTGCCAAGGCGGAAGACAAGAAGTGCGTGATCGAAGCGCGCCCCGGAGGCAAGCAACCCGTCGTGGTCACCCATCATGCGGCGACGGTGGACGACGCGTACGCCGGTGCGGCGCACAAACTGAGGAGTCTGCTGGATTCCCGGCATTCCCGCGCCCACGACCACAAGGGCAGCGAGAGCATTCGCCACATGGCCGCCCCGGAGGATCCTGAGCAGGTCGGCGTGATCGAGAGCGAAACGCAGGCTACGACCACCAACTGA
- a CDS encoding dioxygenase family protein, producing the protein MHDDDEPVGRVLGRRQALILLGAAGATLAAAGSATASATTSTTGTPEICTLDCVVKPEQMEGPYFVDERLNRSDIRSEPATGQLVPGTALAINFTIQQIRQQVCTPLPGAMIDLWQCDAFGLYSDIPSQGSSGRRFLRGYQNTDQSGVARFTTILPGWYTGRTLHIHVKIRTTGTNGRPYEFTSQLYFTPEFGAAYLRTEPYRRKGPADTTNSRDSIYRSGGAQMLLRPQQVGTSYTADFAIGLDLANTQVGRPD; encoded by the coding sequence ATGCATGACGATGACGAGCCAGTAGGACGAGTGCTCGGTAGGCGGCAGGCGTTGATTCTGCTCGGCGCCGCCGGTGCGACACTCGCCGCCGCTGGATCCGCGACGGCGAGTGCCACCACCTCCACCACGGGCACACCCGAGATCTGCACGCTGGATTGCGTGGTCAAGCCAGAACAAATGGAGGGCCCGTACTTCGTGGACGAGCGGCTCAACCGCTCCGATATCCGCAGTGAGCCGGCCACTGGACAACTGGTTCCCGGCACTGCGCTGGCAATCAACTTCACCATTCAGCAGATTCGCCAGCAGGTGTGCACGCCACTGCCGGGAGCGATGATCGACCTCTGGCAGTGCGACGCGTTCGGGCTGTATTCGGACATTCCGTCGCAGGGAAGTTCCGGCCGCCGATTCCTGCGCGGCTATCAGAATACCGACCAATCGGGGGTTGCCCGGTTCACTACCATTCTGCCAGGCTGGTATACGGGACGTACGCTGCATATCCACGTCAAAATTCGAACCACCGGAACCAACGGCCGGCCGTACGAGTTCACGTCGCAGCTTTACTTCACGCCCGAGTTCGGCGCGGCCTATCTGCGGACCGAACCGTACCGGCGGAAAGGCCCGGCCGACACGACCAACAGCCGCGACTCGATCTACCGCAGTGGCGGAGCTCAAATGCTGTTGCGTCCACAGCAGGTCGGAACCAGCTATACGGCGGACTTCGCGATCGGTCTCGACCTGGCGAACACCCAGGTCGGCCGTCCCGACTAG
- a CDS encoding RNA polymerase subunit sigma-70, giving the protein MTDAGPLGADEAAFIAVARSGDTARFALITERHRRELQVHCYRMLANYEDAQDMTQETFLRVWNKRESFKGHAALRTWLYRIATNACLDFLEKRNDRTPVPAGLSDPGSELLYLQPYPDRMLPEDPQESVVARETIELAFIVAVQHLPPRQRAVFILRDVLGWPASKAAEVLELTVASVTSALQRARVTMREQLPDRRLDWRSPATHELSSDERGVVKSYIDAHERNDLDGLMSLLRDDLRFAMLPESGTVLMTAEDAVDGWVSGGLFQRGHDDWRGIATTVNRMPAAVLYLRTPDDPEYRLFAIAVLHIVDGKIADLTGFDAAGKPWLGLPRTL; this is encoded by the coding sequence ATGACCGACGCTGGACCGCTGGGCGCCGACGAGGCCGCGTTCATCGCGGTGGCCCGCTCAGGCGATACGGCGCGATTCGCGCTCATCACGGAGCGCCACCGGCGTGAGCTGCAGGTGCACTGCTACCGGATGCTCGCGAACTACGAAGACGCCCAGGACATGACGCAGGAGACGTTCCTGCGAGTGTGGAACAAGCGGGAGTCGTTCAAAGGCCACGCCGCGCTGCGGACTTGGCTGTACCGGATCGCGACGAACGCCTGTCTCGACTTCCTGGAGAAGCGCAACGACCGCACACCCGTACCGGCCGGGCTGTCGGACCCCGGCTCCGAGCTGCTGTACCTGCAGCCGTACCCCGACCGGATGCTCCCCGAGGACCCGCAGGAATCGGTGGTGGCGCGGGAGACGATCGAACTGGCGTTCATCGTCGCCGTCCAGCACCTCCCGCCGCGGCAGCGGGCGGTGTTCATCCTGCGCGACGTCCTCGGCTGGCCGGCGTCGAAGGCCGCCGAAGTCCTCGAGCTGACCGTCGCCTCGGTGACCAGCGCACTGCAACGGGCGCGCGTGACGATGCGCGAACAGCTGCCCGACCGCCGCCTCGACTGGCGGAGCCCCGCCACCCACGAGCTGTCGAGTGACGAGCGCGGCGTGGTGAAGTCCTACATCGATGCCCACGAGCGCAACGACCTCGACGGGCTGATGTCCCTGCTGCGCGACGACCTGCGCTTCGCGATGCTGCCCGAGTCGGGCACCGTGCTCATGACGGCCGAGGACGCGGTGGACGGCTGGGTCTCCGGTGGGCTCTTCCAGCGCGGCCACGACGACTGGCGCGGTATCGCCACGACCGTCAACCGCATGCCCGCCGCCGTGCTGTACCTGCGCACCCCCGACGACCCGGAGTACCGGCTGTTCGCCATCGCGGTCCTGCACATCGTCGACGGGAAGATCGCCGATCTCACCGGATTCGACGCCGCCGGCAAACCATGGCTGGGCCTGCCGCGGACACTGTGA